A single window of Periophthalmus magnuspinnatus isolate fPerMag1 chromosome 22, fPerMag1.2.pri, whole genome shotgun sequence DNA harbors:
- the LOC117390428 gene encoding tumor necrosis factor ligand superfamily member 10-like, translating into MAIFVSPQCLGMIILGAVLIQTIAVSVSFMYFNQVLSTMKESFSRSSVSCLMNSNPPSGLQDSAAEGKKSDPCWQVTQQLQSHIEKAMEDKFQNEISKTMKSELTAVLPLWGPAIRGVPLPKVAAHVTGVASSNENSATEGPRGSRGYLGERIQAWDGQRGLSFLLNMELKGGELLVPKAGLYYVYAQTYFRLPSTGETEEHNGEARMEDGAELVQYIYKKMSSYTVPILLMKSSRSVCWPRGQEPGLFSLHQAGTAFLQPADRLFITVSNASTMEMDGRASYFGAFLVG; encoded by the exons ATGGCCATTTTTGTATCGCCACAGTGTCTGGGAATGATCATACTCGGGGCCGTGCTGATTCAAACCATCGCTGTTTCTGTCAGTTTCATGTACTTCAACCAAGTCCTTAGCACG ATGAAGGAAAGTTTTTCCAGGAGCAGCGTGTCTTGTTTGATGAACTCAAATCCACCCTCTGGGCTTCAGGACAGCGCCGCCGAGGGGAAGAAGAGCGACCCCTGCTGGCAAGTCACACAACAGCTCCAATCCCACATAGAGAAG GCGATGGAAGACAAATTTCAAAACGAGATCTCCAAAACTATGAAAA GCGAGCTGACGGCTGTGTTGCCATTGTGGGGTCCTGCGATTCGAGGCGTCCCTCTCCCTAAAGTAGCAGCCCATGTGACCGGAGTCGCATCGTCCAATGAGAACTCTGCAACAGAAG GCCCACGGGGCAGTAGGGGTTACCTGGGGGAGCGTATCCAGGCGTGGGATGGGCAGCGTGGCTTGTCTTTTCTGTTGAACATGGAGCTAAAGGGCGGAGAGCTGCTGGTGCCCAAAGCTGGACTCTACTACGTCTACGCCCAGACGTACTTCAGACTGCCCTCTactggagagacagaggaacacAACGGGGAGGCCAGGATGGAGGACGGAGCAGAGTTGGTCCAGTACATCTACAAAAAG ATGAGCTCCTACACAGTACCTATTCTCCTGATGAAGTCCTCCAGGAGCGTGTGCTGGCCCAGGGGTCAAGAGCCCGGACTGTTCTCCCTCCACCAAGCCGGGACCGCCTTCCTCCAACCAGCGGACCGCCTCTTCATCACCGTTAGCAACGCCAGCACGATGGAGATGGATGGAAGGGCGAGCTATTTCGGGGCATTTCTTGTGGGATAG
- the LOC117390411 gene encoding E3 ubiquitin-protein ligase MSL2-like, producing the protein MNGLNATGLYVSASRAVLQCDPRQPHTFSDMYTLLPFFRQSLSCFVCGKLLQDPISPAHPDCGHSVCLGCKGQKMRVRLSCNRCKDYSLFQENKQLSLLVQCYRKLCVYVLHSPLLQSISSVGGSPEVVALLDEVLMSEEETDDLNIVQEETSSTAPESLTATEAPALSTEVAAAQSSSDPPSSNGPQECNGELLEDLDPSSPELEVCELVEEPPTALSVSSAGCGGLELSLTTAPLATSTGTMCSLRDGDASSRELEEGEVLLLSVEEVLQTLDPLQPGRDSPHSERTHLGSERAHTQMYIQLDSAHNYTQIQTDRTNTVTAHHTHTTALDPPPIRLNRKRSRSESDREKVKPLPISSILQGSTSHVHTNPSHTLLHTQPSVPSITVPAHTYSSFSNGTPPKTSRPVQNHSKGARKHVDPNPKKPHAKPRSSGGSKSKDRNKEQRLLPGCIIPAAPVRPPYKKPVEKKGCKCGRATQNPSVLTCRGQRCPCYSNRKACLDCICRGCQNSYMANGEKKLEAFAVPEKALEQTRLTLGINLTSITAAAALRNPATTSIRGNTLLNVTTATGSPVPTAFLSPSSPEEPSYEDSLELLIG; encoded by the exons ATGAACGGACTGAATGCCACCGGTCTGTACGTGTCCGCCAGCCGGGCCGTGCTGCAGTGTGACCCGCGGCAGCCGCACACCTTCTCGGACATGTACACACTCCTGCCCTTCTTCCGCCAGTCCCTGTCCTGCTTCGTCTGTG GTAAACTGCTCCAGGACCCAATCTCTCCTGCACATCCAGACTGTGGGCACAGTGTCTGCTTGGGCTGTAAAGGCCAGAAGATGCGGGTCAGACTGTCATGTAATCGATGTAAGGACTACTCTTTGTTCCAGGAGAACAAGCAGCTGTCTCTGCTCGTGCAGTGTTATAGGaagctctgtgtgtatgtgctgcaCTCGCCGCTGCTGCAGTCCATCAGCAGTGTGGGAGGCTCTCCAGAGGTCGTGGCCTTGTTAGATGAGGTGTTGATGtcggaggaggagacagacgaTCTAAACATAGTGCAGGAGGAGACATCTTCTACTGCTCCAGAGTCCCTCACAGCTACCGAGGCACCGGCTCTGTCCACAGAGGTGGCTGCTGCTCAGAGCTCCTCAGACCCTCCGTCTTCTAATGGACCACAGGAGTGTAATGGGGAGCTGCTGGAGGACTTGGACCCCTCGTCCCCAGAACTGGAAGTGTGTGAGTTGGTGGAGGAGCCCCCCACTGCCCTCTCAGTCTCCTCTGCAGGCTGTGGGGGGCTGGAACTGAGTCTGaccactgctcctctggccaCAAGCACAGGCACCATGTGCTCTCTCAGGGATGGGGATGCCAGCAGCAGGGAGCTGGAGGAAGGAGAGGTGCTGCTGCTCAGTGTGGAGGAGGTCCTACAGACTCTAGACCCTCTGCAGCCTGGCAGAGACTCTCCTCATTCAGAAAGAACACACTTAGGCTCAGAgcgagcacacacacagatgtacatTCAGCTGGACTCAGCCCACAACTACACACAGATCCAAACAGACAGGACTAACACAGTGACtgctcatcacacacacacaaccgcCCTGGACCCCCCACCGATCCGCCTTAACCGCAAACGCTCACGTTCAGAGAGCGACAGGGAGAAGGTCAAACCCCTGCCCATCTCCTCCATCCTTCAGGGCTCCACTTCTCATGTACATACTAACCCTTCGCACACACTGCTGCACACACAGCCCTCTGTGCCCTCTATAACTGTCCCCGCACACACATACTCTTCTTTCTCCAATGGGACGCCTCCCAAAACCAGTCGACCTGTACAGAACCACAGTAAAGGAGCTAGGAAGCATGTTGACCCAAACCCTAAAAAGCCCCACGCCAAGCCTCGGAGCAGTGGAGGCTCCAAATCCAAGGACCGGAACAAAGAGCAGCGTCTCCTGCCGGGCTGCATCATCCCTGCAGCACCGGTCCGGCCTCCATACAAGAAACCAGTGGAGAAGAAGGGCTGTAAGTGCGGCCGGGCCACACAGAATCCCTCAGTGCTCACCTGCAGGGGGCAGCGTTGCCCTTGTTACTCAAACCGCAAG GCCTGTCTGGACTGTATATGTCGTGGTTGCCAGAACTCCTACATGGCAAACGGGGAGAAGAAGCTGGAGGCGTTCGCAGTGCCAGAGAAGGCGCTGGAGCAGACGCGACTCACACTGGGCATAAACCTGACGAGCATCACTGCAGCGGCTGCACTCCGTAACCCGGCAACCACCAGCATTCGCGGCAACACCCTCCTCAACGTCACCACGGCGACAGGATCACCAGTACCAACGGCCTTCCTGTCCCCCAGCTCGCCAGAGGAGCCCAGCTATGAGGACAGTCTGGAGCTGCTCATtggataa
- the pccb gene encoding LOW QUALITY PROTEIN: propionyl-CoA carboxylase beta chain, mitochondrial (The sequence of the model RefSeq protein was modified relative to this genomic sequence to represent the inferred CDS: substituted 2 bases at 2 genomic stop codons), translating into MAAFSVARSSCGLINGLRTSFRSLAQVKHVQTVQQCSEKRLWRWYSVSHLSVKERIDNKRKAALVGGGQHRIDAQHKRGKLTARERVELLLDPESFVESDMFVEHRCSDFGMEQDKNKFPGDSVVTGRGRINGRLVYVFSQDFTVFGGSLSGAHAQKICKIMDQAMTVGAPVIGLNDSGGARIQEGVESLAGYADIFLRNVLASGVVPQISLIMGPCAGGAVYSPALTDFTFMVKDTSYLFITGPDVVKSVTNEDVTQEELGGAKTHTTVSGVAHHAFENDIDALLNLRDFFXLFTTQQQRPAPIRECHDPSDRLVPFLDTIVPLESTKAYDMLDIIKAIADEREFFEIMPNYAKNIVVGFARMNGRTVGMVGNQPKVASGCLDINSSVKGARFVRFCDAFNIPIITFVDVPGFLPGTAQEYGGIIRHGAKLLYAFAEATVPKITIITRKAYGGAYDVMSSKHLRGDVNYAWPTAEVAVMGAKGAVQIIFRGKENQAEAEAEYVEKFANPFPAAVRGFVDDIIEPATTRKKICRDLEVLASKQQTNPXRKHANIPL; encoded by the exons ATGGCGGCGTTCAGTGTGGCTCGGAGCAGCTGTGGACTGATAAATGGACTCAGGACATCGTTCAGGAGTTTGGCTCAGGTCAAACATGTTCAGACAGTCCAACAATGCAGCGAGAAAAGGCTCTGGCGCTGGTACTCGGTCAGCCACCTGTCCGTGAAAGAGAGGATCGACAACAAAAGGAAGGCAGCGCTGGTCGGCGGAGGTCAACACAGAATAGATGCGCAGCACAAAAGG GGAAAGTTGACAGCCAGAGAGCGAGTGGAGCTTCTTCTAGACCCAGAGTCATTTGTGGAGTCGGACATGTTTGTGGAGCATCGCTGCTCTGATTTTGGCATGGagcaagacaaaaacaaa TTCCCAGGTGACAGCGTGGTAACCGGCCGAGGCAGAATTAATGGACGACTTGTTTATGTGTTCAGCCAG GATTTTACAGTGTTCGGTGGTAGCTTGTCTGGAGCACATGCACAAAAAATATGCAAA ATAATGGATCAGGCCATGACGGTCGGGGCACCAGTGATCGGCTTAAACGATTCTGGAGGAGCTCGAATCCAAGAGGGAGTTGAGTCTCTTGCTGGATATGCAGATATTTTCCTG AGAAATGTTTTGGCATCCGGTGTAGTCCCTCAGATTTCCCTCATCATGGGCCCCTGTGCTGGAGGAGCGGTCTACTCCCCTGCACTGACTGATTTTACTTTCATGGTTAAG gaCACATCGTACCTGTTTATCACGGGTCCTGATGTAGTAAAGTCCGTCACAaatgaagatgtgactcaggaaGAACTTGGAGGAGCGAAAACACACACCACTGTCTCTG gCGTGGCTCACCACGCATTTGAAAACGACATTGACGCCCTTCTCAACTTGAGGGActttttttaactatttaccACTCAGCAACAAAGACCAGCACCAATCAGGGAGTGCCATGACCCAAG tgatcGTCTTGTACCATTTTTGGATACAATTGTACCACTTGAGTCAACCAAAGCCTATGACATGTTGGATATTATAAAAGCT ATTGCTGACGAAAGGGAGTTTTTTGAAATTATGCCCAACTACGCCAAAAACATAGTGGTTGGATTTGCTCGAATGAATGGACGCACTGTGGGCATGGTGGGAAACCAGCCTAAAGTAGCATCTG GTTGTCTGGATATTAACTCTTCCGTAAAAGGAGCTCGCTTTGTACGTTTTTGTGACGCTTTCAACATTCCCATCATCACTTTTGTAGATGTGCCAGGCTTCTTGCCAG GTACAGCACAGGAATACGGAGGCATCATCAGACATGGAGCCAAACTGCTGTATGCTTTTGCAGAGGCAACAGTTCCCAAAATTACTATAATTACAAGAAAG GCTTATGGAGGAGCTTATGACGTGATGAGTTCTAAACATTTGAGAGGAGACGTGAACTATGCCTGGCCCACAGCTGAGGTCGCCGTGATGGGAGCAAAG GGCGCTGTTCAGATCATCTTCAGAGGGAAGGAGAACCAGGCAGAGGCGGAGGCAGAATACGTGGAAAAATTTGCAAATCCCTTCCCCGCTGCTGTCAGAG GTTTTGTGGACGATATCATTGAGCCAGCCACAACTCGAAAGAAGATTTGCAGAGATCTGGAAGTTCTGGCGAGTAAACAGCAGACCAACCCCTGAAGAAAACACGCCAACATTCCTCTATAA